A genomic region of Micromonospora sp. NBC_01796 contains the following coding sequences:
- a CDS encoding dynamin family protein yields the protein MTAAAEAKPEALGKLLAGAVQTSLAYLRKADPDAAAEVDTALRREVTRPAIVVVGETKRGKSSLVNALIGATGLSPVDVAVATSTYLEFVPAADAGARAFLPGRTEPVELGLADLRNWGTAGGILPDGTRPPRRIEVRHPAPLLEHLSLVDTPGTGGLDPVHAEIALDAVERATALLFVVDASAPFGKPELDFLIEASKRVNLVVFALTKTDAYPGWRTIWADNRAQLQAHAARFGAAAWFPVSARLAELALTLPPEAATELLRESRIGELQHALVDLAGKRHLLDRANALRTVRSELVRLDLGIGARLSATDPEPADVTRAKDERAALAARKRTESRQWSLALSTETQRARVEVTGLLRGYLAALQEELLNTIDNGRGEEIKNLPGKVDESLQALSVRLSRDLESRFAKVAQRALAQVFAPHELQFVLRRLNATLRHALASKPRRDGGGADNVMIAMSAGGMAFMAGRGAMAGASALGAGTLIGGGLLVPFAGLGLGLAAGAFILYRRRVQSDRQQARVWLREVLAEARAALSDEVTHRFTDLQYALTLALDDAIERRLRELDAHIAEIDKAMAEDKSTRARRRTVLQAERETLRARIKQVDEVLSRTRMLSPVPATDGRG from the coding sequence GTGACGGCGGCGGCGGAGGCAAAACCCGAGGCGCTGGGCAAACTGCTGGCCGGGGCGGTGCAGACGTCGCTCGCGTACCTGCGCAAAGCCGACCCGGACGCGGCCGCCGAGGTGGACACCGCCCTGCGCCGGGAGGTGACCCGGCCGGCGATCGTTGTCGTCGGTGAAACGAAACGCGGCAAGAGTTCACTGGTCAACGCGCTCATCGGGGCGACCGGTCTGTCGCCGGTCGACGTGGCCGTGGCGACCAGCACCTACCTGGAGTTCGTGCCGGCGGCCGACGCGGGTGCCCGAGCCTTCCTGCCCGGCCGCACGGAACCGGTCGAACTCGGCCTGGCCGACCTGCGCAACTGGGGCACCGCCGGCGGGATCCTGCCGGACGGGACACGCCCGCCCCGGCGGATCGAGGTACGGCACCCGGCGCCGCTGCTGGAGCACCTGAGTCTGGTCGACACCCCGGGCACCGGGGGGCTGGACCCGGTCCACGCCGAGATCGCCCTGGACGCGGTCGAACGGGCCACCGCGCTGCTGTTCGTCGTGGACGCCTCCGCCCCGTTCGGCAAACCCGAACTCGACTTCCTCATCGAGGCCAGCAAACGGGTCAACCTGGTGGTGTTCGCGTTGACGAAAACCGACGCGTACCCGGGTTGGCGGACCATCTGGGCGGACAACCGGGCCCAGTTGCAGGCACACGCCGCCCGGTTCGGTGCCGCCGCCTGGTTTCCCGTCTCCGCCCGGCTGGCCGAACTCGCCCTGACCCTGCCACCGGAGGCGGCCACCGAACTGCTGCGCGAATCCCGGATCGGCGAACTGCAACACGCCCTGGTCGACCTGGCCGGCAAGAGACACCTGCTGGACCGGGCGAACGCACTCCGTACGGTCCGCAGTGAACTGGTCCGGCTGGACCTCGGCATCGGCGCCCGGCTCAGCGCCACCGACCCCGAACCGGCGGACGTGACCCGGGCCAAGGACGAACGAGCCGCCCTGGCCGCCCGCAAACGCACCGAGTCACGGCAGTGGTCGCTGGCGCTGAGCACCGAAACCCAGCGGGCCCGGGTCGAGGTGACCGGCCTGCTGCGCGGCTACCTGGCTGCGTTGCAGGAGGAACTGCTCAACACCATAGACAACGGTCGGGGTGAGGAGATCAAAAACCTGCCGGGGAAGGTCGACGAGTCCCTCCAGGCGCTGTCCGTACGCCTGTCACGGGACCTGGAGTCCCGGTTCGCCAAGGTCGCGCAGCGGGCCCTGGCGCAGGTGTTCGCGCCGCACGAGTTGCAGTTCGTGCTGCGCCGGCTCAACGCCACCCTGCGGCACGCGCTGGCCAGCAAGCCCCGGCGCGACGGCGGCGGCGCAGACAACGTCATGATCGCGATGTCGGCCGGTGGGATGGCGTTCATGGCCGGGCGGGGGGCGATGGCCGGTGCCTCGGCCCTGGGCGCCGGGACCCTCATCGGCGGCGGCCTGCTGGTGCCGTTCGCCGGTCTCGGGCTCGGCCTGGCCGCGGGGGCGTTCATCCTCTACCGGCGGCGGGTGCAGTCCGACCGGCAGCAGGCCCGGGTGTGGCTGCGGGAGGTGCTCGCCGAGGCCCGCGCCGCACTCTCCGACGAGGTCACCCACCGGTTCACCGACCTGCAGTACGCGCTGACCCTCGCCCTCGACGACGCGATCGAACGGCGGCTGCGGGAACTCGACGCGCACATCGCGGAGATCGACAAGGCGATGGCCGAGGACAAGTCGACCCGGGCCAGGCGTCGTACCGTGTTGCAGGCAGAACGGGAGACGCTGCGGGCCCGGATCAAGCAGGTTGACGAGGTACTTTCCCGGACCCGGATGTTGTCGCCGGTGCCGGCCACCGACGGGCGGGGGTGA
- a CDS encoding dynamin family protein, with product MGSGPLGARVAALCDEVGPRLGVSLQGQVFGVRRRLDEPLRVAIAGRLKAGKSTLVNALIGRRVAPTEVGECTRVVTQFRYGTADRVDVVRRDGSRTSLPLDEAGMIPSRLGVPRAEIGYVDVTLTSDHLRDLTVVDTPGLASTNTSVSDGANRFLHTDAAPFDDDIDDDSTGAISGAEAIVYVFTQAVRDDDVRALAAFRSVSARLASNPINSLGLFNKVDKLVGGTGDPWPVAGPLAADQARVLRRVVSDVVPVVGLLAETTEAGRLTAADCEALRTLSRLPATERLILLASVDLFTTRDCAVPPAQRERLLRLLDLYGIGFALAQLAAVPDLASGDLVRALFRASGLPRLRYTLDQAFRWRTDAIKAGWALSALEKIASHATSAADRELLRDGIERVLQQPDYHRLRLLEVAQLVGTGTVELPEPMERELNRLALSTDPEWILDRPGAGAPELAEAALAAASRWRVYAVAGSGPAQSRVALVVHRGFYLLSQRIRAGTPPQPVPPAVGYEGRAR from the coding sequence ATGGGGTCAGGTCCGCTCGGTGCCCGCGTCGCCGCGCTCTGCGACGAGGTGGGGCCCCGGCTCGGTGTTTCCCTGCAGGGACAGGTGTTCGGCGTACGGCGGCGGCTCGACGAACCGTTGCGGGTGGCGATCGCCGGCCGGCTCAAAGCCGGAAAGTCGACACTTGTCAACGCGCTCATCGGCCGCCGGGTCGCGCCGACCGAGGTCGGTGAGTGCACCAGGGTCGTCACCCAGTTCCGCTACGGCACCGCCGACCGGGTCGACGTGGTCCGCCGCGACGGCTCCCGTACCAGCCTGCCGTTGGACGAAGCCGGCATGATCCCGTCCCGGCTCGGGGTGCCGCGCGCCGAGATCGGTTACGTCGACGTGACGCTGACCAGCGACCACCTGCGGGACCTGACCGTGGTCGACACCCCCGGCCTGGCCTCGACGAACACCTCCGTCAGCGACGGGGCCAACCGGTTCCTGCACACCGACGCCGCCCCCTTCGACGACGACATCGACGACGACTCGACCGGGGCGATCTCCGGCGCCGAGGCGATCGTCTACGTGTTCACCCAGGCCGTACGCGACGACGACGTGCGGGCCCTGGCCGCGTTCCGTTCGGTCTCGGCCCGGCTGGCCAGCAACCCGATCAACTCCCTCGGCCTGTTCAACAAGGTGGACAAACTCGTCGGCGGGACCGGTGACCCGTGGCCGGTCGCCGGGCCGCTCGCCGCCGACCAGGCCCGGGTGCTGCGCCGGGTGGTGTCCGACGTGGTCCCGGTGGTGGGACTGCTGGCCGAGACCACCGAAGCCGGGCGGCTGACCGCCGCCGACTGCGAGGCCCTGCGTACGCTGTCGCGGCTGCCCGCGACCGAACGGCTCATCCTGCTCGCCTCGGTCGACCTGTTCACCACCCGCGACTGCGCCGTGCCACCGGCGCAACGGGAGCGGCTGCTGCGGCTGCTGGACCTGTACGGCATCGGGTTCGCCCTCGCCCAGCTCGCCGCCGTACCGGACCTGGCCAGCGGTGACCTAGTCCGGGCCCTGTTCCGGGCGTCCGGCCTGCCGCGCCTGCGTTACACCCTCGACCAGGCGTTCCGGTGGCGTACCGACGCGATCAAGGCCGGCTGGGCACTGTCCGCGCTGGAGAAGATCGCCAGCCACGCCACCTCGGCCGCCGACCGGGAACTGCTCCGCGACGGCATCGAACGGGTCCTGCAACAGCCCGACTACCACCGGCTGCGGCTGCTGGAGGTCGCCCAGCTCGTCGGGACCGGCACGGTCGAGCTGCCCGAACCGATGGAGCGGGAGCTGAACCGGCTGGCGCTGTCCACCGATCCGGAGTGGATCCTCGACCGCCCCGGCGCCGGGGCACCGGAGTTGGCCGAGGCGGCGCTCGCGGCCGCGAGCCGGTGGCGGGTGTACGCGGTCGCCGGATCCGGCCCGGCCCAGTCCCGGGTGGCGCTGGTCGTACACCGGGGTTTCTATCTACTCTCGCAACGGATCCGCGCCGGTACGCCACCACAGCCCGTACCTCCCGCGGTCGGCTACGAAGGGCGGGCACGGTGA
- a CDS encoding class I SAM-dependent methyltransferase, translating into MTPYALDPVAWQESWDRQQEAYLPDREERFAALLDTVAATADGPAPAVLDLAGGTGSISLRVLRRFPYATTTLLDVDPVLMTIARESLDQRSTVVAADLRSPDWATGLPRQEYDAVLTATALHWLPRERLGALYAEIRQVLRPGGVFVNVDTMPDDGLADLTIRLGDLARARRQARYAAGAVLSWEAWWEHVAKDPVLGPLLEQRREVFADRHATEWTPPMSWHLDALRAAGFTQTGLVWRGARDAAVAGVR; encoded by the coding sequence ATGACTCCTTACGCACTGGATCCGGTGGCCTGGCAGGAGAGTTGGGACCGTCAGCAGGAGGCGTACCTGCCCGACCGGGAGGAACGCTTCGCCGCGCTGCTCGACACCGTTGCCGCGACCGCGGACGGGCCCGCACCGGCGGTACTCGACCTGGCCGGCGGCACCGGCAGCATCTCGCTGCGGGTGCTGCGCCGGTTCCCGTACGCGACCACCACGCTGCTCGACGTGGACCCGGTCCTGATGACGATCGCCCGGGAGTCCCTGGACCAGCGGTCCACCGTGGTCGCCGCCGACCTGCGTTCCCCGGACTGGGCGACCGGCCTGCCCCGCCAGGAGTACGACGCCGTGCTGACCGCGACCGCGCTGCACTGGCTGCCCCGGGAGCGTCTCGGCGCGCTCTACGCCGAGATCCGGCAGGTGCTGCGCCCCGGCGGAGTCTTCGTCAACGTCGACACGATGCCCGACGACGGCCTGGCGGACCTGACGATCAGGCTCGGTGACCTGGCCCGGGCCCGCCGTCAGGCGCGCTACGCGGCCGGCGCGGTGCTGTCGTGGGAGGCGTGGTGGGAGCACGTGGCGAAGGATCCGGTGCTGGGGCCGTTGCTCGAACAGCGGCGCGAGGTGTTCGCCGACCGGCATGCCACGGAGTGGACCCCGCCGATGTCGTGGCACCTCGACGCGCTGCGCGCGGCCGGGTTCACCCAGACCGGCCTGGTCTGGCGGGGTGCCAGGGACGCGGCCGTGGCCGGGGTCCGCTGA
- a CDS encoding helix-turn-helix transcriptional regulator, translating to MRHALGGVPDGRVHGHEPVDPSARALLDRAAALLTAPGLVVVHGGPGSGRSTVLSRLGDAFHGPVWRGGGLATLGSVPAFALSHALRVRLPTGDPALLAEAVRSRVRGGLLLLDDLQWADPATLAAVVPLAVHCRVVVALRTPHRLPATAVTALRETAAGWLAVPPMDAVTAADLVRSTAPGLDPVTVTDVVRRAGGAPLAVTVLARQAAGTRPGAGPAAEVDQIGYVVATALADLTRPARTALAALGLLGRPASVTLLGAGVDELLTAALVTDLGDGTVAPVSAYLAEIAAGMLDPDGRAALHRRLADLVPAGESARHLAAAGHGAAAYARAVTAAGDAATAGERADLLLFACALPDVHPDPAVRMDAARAALACGRPRAAIRVLTTAAPLGVAASVLRAESLVQVGDLPGARAAAAPVPDSAAPDLVAARDRVLLLARLGDDPASAVEALSGVLARHGARPAHPGLRAACAAVLAASRTPGWEESLRDAVDVASAAGDVLAARWSAWLLVETLLADARLVEAERAAEGAAAGCASDLAYSWQTRFLTASLWSAALRRTGTDPDEVLRRAGDLTDRTLPTLARVYAVAAASLVEADGGLLAPARARLAAMAVPTGGLLDWVGREAAWLDGQPERAVADAAVSGSPLLDGLRRITGRWAAHDAAVDRTPVPVPPATLPVVDQTLTAWDRATHDPTGFTRAAAGWHDVVVREEVRCLLAHGLHDPDPGRAVPALLEAERLATDAGLVVLLGRTRRALRRHSVRRDSRGPRAGNALTDREREVLRLVAAGEPTRRVAGQLGVSAETVETHIRSGMRKLGARTRTEAAALALTGAVEVPAPRAGGAARPVSEVGR from the coding sequence GTGCGGCACGCACTCGGCGGCGTACCCGACGGCCGTGTCCACGGACACGAGCCGGTCGACCCATCCGCGCGCGCCCTGCTCGACCGGGCGGCGGCGTTGCTGACCGCACCGGGCCTGGTGGTGGTCCACGGTGGCCCCGGCAGTGGTCGCAGCACCGTGCTGTCCCGCCTCGGTGATGCGTTCCACGGACCGGTGTGGCGCGGCGGCGGCCTGGCCACCCTGGGGTCGGTGCCGGCGTTCGCGCTCAGTCACGCACTGCGGGTGCGGCTGCCGACCGGGGACCCGGCGCTGCTGGCCGAGGCGGTCCGGTCCCGGGTACGCGGCGGGTTGCTGCTCCTCGACGATCTGCAGTGGGCCGACCCGGCGACGCTCGCCGCCGTGGTGCCGCTGGCGGTGCACTGCCGGGTGGTGGTGGCGTTGCGTACCCCGCACCGGTTGCCGGCGACGGCGGTGACCGCGTTGCGTGAGACGGCAGCCGGGTGGTTGGCCGTACCACCGATGGACGCGGTCACGGCGGCGGACCTGGTCCGGTCCACCGCACCCGGTCTGGATCCGGTGACGGTCACCGACGTGGTCCGCCGGGCCGGTGGGGCACCGCTGGCGGTGACGGTACTGGCCCGGCAGGCGGCCGGCACCCGGCCCGGTGCCGGTCCGGCCGCCGAGGTCGACCAGATCGGGTACGTCGTGGCGACCGCGTTGGCCGACCTGACCCGTCCGGCCCGTACGGCGTTGGCCGCGCTCGGCCTGCTGGGCCGCCCGGCGTCCGTCACGCTGCTCGGCGCGGGTGTCGACGAACTCCTCACCGCCGCCCTGGTCACCGACCTCGGGGACGGGACCGTCGCCCCGGTGTCGGCGTACCTGGCGGAGATCGCGGCCGGGATGCTCGACCCCGACGGGCGGGCGGCGTTGCACCGGCGGCTGGCGGACCTGGTTCCGGCCGGTGAGTCGGCCCGGCACCTGGCCGCGGCGGGGCACGGCGCCGCCGCGTACGCCAGGGCGGTCACCGCGGCCGGGGACGCGGCCACCGCCGGGGAGCGGGCGGACCTGCTGTTGTTCGCGTGTGCCCTGCCGGACGTCCACCCGGACCCGGCCGTACGGATGGACGCCGCCCGTGCCGCGCTGGCCTGCGGCCGTCCCCGGGCCGCCATCCGGGTCCTGACCACCGCCGCCCCGCTGGGTGTGGCCGCGTCGGTGTTGCGGGCCGAGTCGCTGGTGCAGGTCGGTGACCTGCCGGGGGCGCGGGCGGCGGCGGCACCGGTGCCCGACTCGGCCGCCCCGGATCTCGTCGCCGCCCGGGACCGGGTCCTGCTCCTGGCCCGGCTCGGTGACGACCCCGCCTCGGCGGTCGAGGCGCTGTCCGGGGTCCTCGCCCGGCACGGGGCTCGGCCGGCGCATCCCGGTCTGCGGGCGGCGTGCGCGGCGGTGCTGGCCGCGTCCCGGACCCCCGGGTGGGAGGAGTCGCTGCGCGACGCGGTCGACGTGGCGTCGGCCGCCGGTGACGTGCTCGCCGCGAGGTGGAGTGCCTGGTTGCTGGTGGAGACGCTGCTCGCCGACGCCCGGTTGGTCGAGGCCGAGCGGGCCGCCGAGGGGGCGGCTGCCGGGTGCGCGTCCGACCTCGCCTACAGCTGGCAGACCCGGTTCCTGACCGCGTCGCTGTGGTCCGCGGCGTTGCGCCGGACCGGGACGGACCCGGACGAGGTGCTGCGCCGCGCCGGTGACCTGACCGACCGGACCCTGCCGACCCTGGCCCGGGTTTACGCGGTGGCGGCGGCGAGCCTGGTCGAGGCCGACGGTGGCCTGCTGGCTCCGGCCCGGGCACGGCTGGCCGCGATGGCGGTACCGACGGGCGGTCTGCTGGACTGGGTCGGCCGGGAGGCGGCCTGGCTCGACGGGCAACCGGAACGCGCGGTCGCGGATGCCGCCGTGTCCGGTTCGCCGTTGCTCGACGGGCTGCGCCGGATCACCGGCCGCTGGGCGGCGCACGACGCCGCCGTCGACCGCACCCCGGTTCCGGTGCCACCGGCGACGCTGCCGGTGGTGGACCAGACCCTGACCGCCTGGGACCGGGCGACGCACGATCCAACCGGGTTCACCCGGGCCGCCGCCGGCTGGCACGACGTGGTGGTCCGGGAGGAGGTGCGCTGCCTGTTGGCGCACGGTCTGCATGATCCGGATCCGGGGCGGGCGGTGCCGGCGTTGCTGGAGGCCGAGCGGTTGGCGACCGACGCGGGCCTGGTGGTCCTGCTGGGACGTACCCGGCGGGCGTTGCGGCGGCACTCGGTGCGCCGCGACAGCCGGGGACCGCGTGCGGGCAACGCGCTCACCGACCGGGAACGTGAGGTGCTGCGTCTGGTCGCCGCGGGTGAGCCGACGCGTCGGGTCGCGGGCCAGTTGGGGGTGTCGGCGGAGACGGTGGAGACGCACATCCGGTCCGGTATGCGCAAGCTCGGGGCGCGTACGCGTACGGAGGCGGCGGCGTTGGCGCTGACCGGGGCGGTCGAGGTGCCGGCCCCGCGTGCCGGTGGTGCGGCCCGTCCGGTGTCGGAGGTGGGCCGGTGA
- a CDS encoding cytochrome ubiquinol oxidase subunit I, producing the protein MDALDVARWQFGVTTVYHFLFVPLTIGLSLLVAILQTLWYRTGNERYLKLTKFYGKLFLINFAMGVVTGIVQEFQFGMNWSDYSRFVGDVFGAPLAIEALLAFFLESTFLGLWIFGWDRLPRQIHLATIWAAAIGSTLSAYFILAANSWMQHPVGYRINPDTGRAELTDIWAVLTNKVTLATFPHTLAGCFLVAGALMVSVALWHLMRHRDTGAPDDEATTADPADTPEAPVHRIRRWRNRAVAPALPAHPATDTSAFRFAAKFGAIVTLVAAVGVLISGDFQGKIMTDVQPMKMAAAEGLYHTEQPAAFSVLTIGSLDGTRELYALKIPYLLSFLGTGDPHGQVQGINDLQAQYVSEYGPGSYTPVIPITYWSFRFMIAFGMAAAAIALWALWATRRGRTPTSRWLLRAAIIMPILPLAANCFGWIFTEMGRQPWVVFGEMLTRDGVSRSVSMTEVVTSFTTFTLIYATLAVIEVRLLLRYARAGLPDLTPPPEPDDDTADEDRPLAFAY; encoded by the coding sequence GTGGACGCGTTGGACGTCGCCCGCTGGCAGTTCGGTGTCACCACCGTCTACCACTTCCTGTTCGTGCCGCTGACCATCGGGCTGTCGCTGCTCGTCGCGATCCTGCAGACCCTCTGGTACCGCACCGGCAACGAGCGCTACCTCAAACTCACCAAGTTCTACGGCAAGCTCTTCCTGATCAACTTCGCGATGGGGGTCGTCACCGGCATCGTGCAGGAGTTCCAGTTCGGCATGAACTGGAGCGACTACTCCCGCTTCGTCGGCGACGTCTTCGGCGCCCCCCTGGCAATCGAGGCACTGCTCGCCTTCTTCCTCGAATCCACCTTCCTCGGCCTGTGGATCTTCGGGTGGGACCGGCTGCCCCGGCAGATCCACCTCGCCACCATCTGGGCCGCCGCGATCGGCTCCACCCTCAGCGCCTACTTCATCCTCGCCGCGAACTCCTGGATGCAGCACCCGGTCGGCTACCGGATCAATCCCGACACCGGGCGCGCCGAACTCACCGACATCTGGGCCGTACTGACCAACAAGGTCACCCTGGCCACGTTCCCGCACACCCTCGCCGGGTGCTTCCTCGTCGCCGGCGCCCTGATGGTCTCGGTCGCCCTCTGGCACCTCATGCGCCACCGGGACACCGGGGCACCCGACGACGAAGCCACGACCGCCGACCCCGCCGACACCCCGGAAGCTCCCGTGCACCGGATCCGCCGGTGGCGCAACCGGGCAGTCGCCCCCGCCCTCCCGGCACACCCCGCGACCGACACCAGCGCGTTCCGGTTCGCCGCCAAGTTCGGTGCCATCGTCACCCTGGTCGCCGCCGTCGGTGTCCTGATCAGCGGCGACTTCCAAGGCAAGATCATGACCGATGTGCAGCCGATGAAGATGGCCGCCGCGGAAGGGCTCTACCACACCGAACAACCCGCCGCGTTCTCCGTACTGACCATCGGCAGCCTCGACGGCACCCGCGAGCTGTACGCCCTCAAGATCCCGTACCTGCTCAGCTTCCTCGGCACCGGCGACCCCCACGGGCAGGTCCAGGGCATCAACGACCTGCAGGCCCAGTACGTCTCCGAGTACGGCCCCGGCAGCTACACCCCGGTCATCCCGATCACCTACTGGAGCTTCCGGTTCATGATCGCCTTCGGGATGGCGGCCGCCGCCATCGCCCTGTGGGCGCTCTGGGCCACCCGCCGCGGCCGTACCCCCACCTCCCGGTGGCTGCTGCGGGCCGCGATCATCATGCCGATCCTGCCCCTGGCCGCGAACTGCTTCGGCTGGATCTTCACCGAGATGGGCCGCCAACCCTGGGTCGTCTTCGGGGAGATGCTCACCCGTGACGGCGTCTCCCGCAGCGTCTCGATGACCGAGGTCGTCACCTCGTTCACCACCTTCACCCTGATCTACGCCACCCTCGCCGTGATCGAGGTCCGGCTCCTGCTGCGCTACGCCCGGGCCGGACTACCCGATCTCACCCCACCACCCGAACCCGACGACGACACCGCCGACGAAGACCGGCCCCTCGCCTTCGCCTACTGA
- a CDS encoding glycerophosphodiester phosphodiesterase, whose product MRAHFAYLDAPTPLAFAHRGGAAEGDENTAEAFSRAIELGYRYVETDVHGTSDGVAVVFHDSTLERLTGERGRISTLTWADLTSVRIGGAAAVPRLDDVLGSWPQVRFNIDVKADGGIEPTIASVRRTAAQDRVLLASFSDARLTRLRALAGPTVATSLGMRGVARLRLASLTGRRLVLPPSVVAAQVPVRYGRIPVVDRRFVRYAHSLGLQVHVWTIDESTEMHELLDLGVDGIMTDRVDVLRDTYLSRGHWPADRTP is encoded by the coding sequence GTGAGAGCGCACTTCGCCTACCTGGACGCACCGACGCCGCTGGCCTTCGCGCACCGGGGCGGCGCGGCCGAGGGCGACGAGAACACCGCCGAGGCGTTCAGCCGCGCGATCGAACTCGGCTACCGGTACGTCGAGACGGACGTACACGGCACCTCGGACGGGGTGGCCGTCGTCTTCCACGACTCGACCCTGGAGCGGCTCACCGGTGAACGCGGCCGCATCTCCACCCTGACCTGGGCCGACCTGACCAGCGTACGGATCGGCGGGGCGGCTGCCGTACCGCGACTGGACGACGTGCTCGGCAGCTGGCCGCAGGTCCGGTTCAACATCGACGTGAAGGCCGACGGAGGCATCGAGCCGACGATCGCCTCCGTACGCCGTACCGCCGCGCAGGACCGGGTGCTGCTCGCCTCGTTCAGCGACGCCCGACTCACCCGACTGCGGGCCCTGGCCGGGCCGACGGTGGCGACCTCGCTCGGCATGCGCGGGGTGGCCCGGCTGCGGCTGGCCTCGTTGACCGGCAGACGGCTGGTACTGCCCCCGTCGGTGGTCGCCGCCCAGGTGCCGGTCCGCTACGGGCGGATCCCGGTGGTCGACCGACGGTTCGTCCGCTACGCCCACAGCCTGGGACTTCAGGTACATGTCTGGACGATCGACGAATCCACCGAGATGCACGAGTTACTCGACCTCGGTGTGGATGGCATCATGACCGATCGCGTGGACGTGCTGCGCGACACGTACCTCAGCCGCGGTCACTGGCCCGCCGACCGAACCCCCTAG
- a CDS encoding lysophospholipid acyltransferase family protein — protein MDTATDPRWRAPRLWRFLQMVARALVAVVARLRVTGDVPEQLRHGPLILAANHISPFDPVVLTAACQVRRIAPRIMATGGLFRTPVVGAVMRRSGHIRVDRRTAEVGQALHAATGAVTDGSVVLLYPEGRMGLDPGMWPERGKTGAARLAFASGSVVVPVAQWGAHEVLPYGTPKGLLRAVGRALVRRPVIRVHFGEPVDLDGLDPTVPGAARRATDRIIDALTTTLVPLRPDEPDGPRHRDPTRPTETTRVHRRSDPPPV, from the coding sequence ATGGACACCGCGACCGATCCCCGCTGGCGGGCCCCCCGACTCTGGCGATTCCTGCAGATGGTGGCCCGGGCGCTGGTCGCCGTGGTCGCCCGGCTGCGGGTCACCGGCGACGTACCCGAGCAGCTACGGCACGGGCCACTGATCCTCGCCGCCAACCACATCAGCCCGTTCGACCCGGTGGTGCTCACCGCCGCCTGCCAGGTCCGCCGGATCGCACCCCGGATCATGGCCACCGGCGGGCTGTTCCGCACCCCGGTCGTCGGCGCCGTCATGCGCCGCAGCGGCCACATCCGGGTCGACCGGCGCACCGCCGAGGTCGGCCAGGCCCTGCACGCCGCCACCGGCGCCGTCACCGACGGATCCGTGGTGCTGCTCTACCCGGAGGGACGCATGGGGCTCGACCCCGGCATGTGGCCCGAACGGGGCAAGACCGGAGCCGCCCGGCTCGCCTTCGCCAGCGGCTCGGTTGTCGTACCGGTCGCGCAGTGGGGCGCCCACGAGGTGCTGCCGTACGGGACCCCGAAGGGGCTGCTGCGCGCGGTCGGCCGGGCCCTCGTACGCCGCCCGGTGATCCGGGTGCACTTCGGCGAACCCGTCGACCTGGACGGGCTCGACCCGACCGTACCCGGAGCGGCCAGGCGGGCCACGGACCGGATCATCGACGCGCTCACCACCACCCTGGTGCCGCTGCGCCCCGACGAACCCGACGGCCCCCGCCACCGCGACCCGACCCGCCCCACCGAGACCACCCGAGTACACCGACGCTCCGACCCACCCCCGGTGTAG
- a CDS encoding LuxR family transcriptional regulator: protein MSGTDSPRYVVSSAVDATAVLRRLARAGWSTREGFALPEGGWDLTAARVLLFGRVPDLETARLVVLAAARGAGVVAIVEAGGDVGRALLADLDRLGEVYRTPDGGPEPDSPAAAVQLIPEQRALLERLANGETIAAAAAAEFLSLRTANRRIAQAREVLGVRSTREAVLAYLRQRRPE, encoded by the coding sequence GTGAGCGGGACCGATTCGCCGCGCTACGTGGTGTCCTCGGCGGTCGACGCCACGGCGGTGCTGCGCCGGCTCGCCCGCGCGGGTTGGTCGACCCGGGAGGGTTTCGCGCTGCCGGAGGGCGGGTGGGACCTGACGGCGGCACGGGTGCTGTTGTTCGGGCGGGTGCCGGATCTGGAGACGGCCCGTCTGGTGGTGCTCGCCGCCGCCCGGGGCGCGGGTGTGGTGGCGATCGTCGAGGCGGGCGGTGACGTCGGCCGGGCCCTGCTGGCCGACCTGGACCGGCTCGGCGAGGTGTACCGGACCCCGGACGGTGGCCCGGAGCCCGACTCCCCGGCGGCGGCGGTGCAGCTCATTCCGGAGCAGCGGGCCCTGCTGGAGCGTCTGGCGAACGGGGAGACGATCGCGGCCGCGGCGGCGGCGGAGTTCCTGTCGCTGCGTACGGCGAACCGGCGCATCGCGCAGGCCCGGGAGGTGCTCGGCGTACGGAGCACCCGTGAGGCGGTGCTGGCGTACCTGCGCCAACGCCGCCCCGAGTAG